A genome region from Nitrosopumilus oxyclinae includes the following:
- a CDS encoding PPOX class F420-dependent oxidoreductase, with protein MFSLDDIKSEKYISLETYRKNNQPVKTPVWFVIKDNLIYVVTREQTGKVKRLKNNLQVKFALCSMRGKITGEWISGTAKILSELETKEAVKMRDKKYGFMAKVAKFASKSKGKFFAFTISQS; from the coding sequence ATGTTTAGTTTAGACGACATAAAATCAGAAAAATATATTTCACTTGAAACTTATCGAAAAAACAATCAACCAGTAAAAACCCCTGTTTGGTTTGTAATTAAAGATAATTTGATTTATGTTGTAACTAGAGAACAAACAGGTAAAGTAAAACGGCTTAAAAATAATTTACAAGTAAAATTTGCATTGTGTTCAATGAGGGGTAAAATTACAGGAGAATGGATTTCAGGCACTGCAAAAATATTATCTGAACTGGAAACTAAAGAAGCAGTAAAGATGAGAGATAAAAAATACGGATTCATGGCAAAGGTTGCAAAATTTGCTAGTAAAAGTAAAGGAAAATTTTTTGCTTTTACAATATCGCAATCATAA
- a CDS encoding citrate synthase, whose amino-acid sequence METKNIGLRGIEVADTRISNIDGEKGKLIYRGFDILDLTKNSTFEETSYLLLYDKLPTQNQLDEFNAKLIDARYIPKQMQKNMGNWRKDADPMDMLQAFVSALAGYYDEEFSNKDASYDKAINLIAKVPTIVASWHRIRNGLEPVEPDSSLSHAANFLYMMFGEKPDPEVEKIFDVCLILHADHTFNASTFTARQVASTRAHMYSASSAAIGALSGELHGGANTEVMKMLLEIGELDKVEGWIKEKIKAGDRIMGMGHAVYKTYDPRAQVLKELSRKLAEKTKEPWFDITEKVETTTIAEMKSQKDRDIYPNVDLYSASLYYMLKIPMDLNTPIFAISRVVGWAAHIIEEKFAEAAPKPALYRPKATYVGKYCGPQGCEYQTLDLRK is encoded by the coding sequence ATGGAGACAAAAAATATCGGTCTACGTGGAATTGAAGTTGCAGATACCAGAATTTCAAACATAGACGGTGAGAAAGGAAAACTCATTTATCGAGGATTTGATATTTTAGATCTTACAAAAAATTCAACGTTTGAAGAAACATCCTATCTCCTACTTTATGACAAATTACCAACACAAAATCAATTAGATGAATTTAATGCAAAATTAATCGATGCAAGATACATTCCAAAACAGATGCAAAAAAACATGGGCAATTGGAGAAAAGATGCAGATCCAATGGATATGCTTCAGGCATTCGTATCTGCACTTGCAGGTTATTATGATGAAGAATTTTCAAACAAAGATGCCAGTTACGATAAAGCAATTAACCTCATTGCCAAAGTCCCAACAATTGTTGCTAGTTGGCACAGAATAAGAAACGGATTAGAACCAGTCGAACCGGATTCATCACTTAGTCATGCTGCAAATTTTCTATACATGATGTTTGGAGAAAAACCAGACCCTGAAGTTGAAAAAATATTTGATGTGTGTTTAATTCTTCATGCTGATCATACATTCAATGCATCTACTTTTACAGCCAGACAAGTTGCATCAACAAGAGCACACATGTATTCAGCATCAAGTGCTGCAATTGGAGCATTAAGTGGAGAACTACATGGAGGAGCAAATACAGAAGTAATGAAAATGCTCTTAGAAATTGGAGAATTAGATAAAGTTGAAGGATGGATTAAAGAAAAAATCAAAGCAGGGGATAGAATTATGGGAATGGGACATGCAGTATACAAAACTTATGATCCAAGAGCACAAGTGTTAAAAGAACTTTCTAGAAAATTGGCAGAAAAAACCAAAGAACCATGGTTTGACATTACAGAAAAAGTAGAAACTACAACTATTGCTGAAATGAAATCCCAAAAAGATAGAGATATCTATCCAAATGTAGACCTATACAGTGCATCATTATACTACATGTTAAAAATTCCAATGGATCTTAACACCCCAATCTTTGCCATCTCAAGAGTTGTAGGATGGGCCGCACATATCATTGAAGAAAAATTTGCAGAAGCTGCACCTAAACCAGCTTTGTATAGACCAAAGGCGACATATGTTGGAAAATATTGCGGACCGCAAGGTTGCGAATATCAAACATTAGACTTAAGAAAATAA
- a CDS encoding DUF3179 domain-containing protein, protein MNLKILVPVIVFGVAIVIFSILFLSDSDNVVDFTSMESASELISEPDSMMIMETNGVKHSIPLDKIKGGGPPKDGIPSIDDPVFAEIRNSDFMSDSDTVIGLEINGEVKAYPIFILVWHEIVNDRVGDVPVSVTYCPLCYTNQVFERIINGQEVEFGTSGKLYNSNLLMYDRFTESYWSQALGIAVKGELTGYKLNLIPFDVITWGDWKKLHPDTLVLTTDTGYIRSYSTDPYGNYYTEPRIMFPVEHRDDRLNPKEIIIGFNQDNIYKAYKQNDIESKILINDFIGDAPIMLVSLFSENSRAFERTVNGNTLDFVYDDGKIIDMQTNSEWNYDGLSISGENIGMQLKRMPIEPGFWFEWVAFHPQTLVYDGA, encoded by the coding sequence TTGAATCTAAAGATACTTGTACCCGTCATTGTATTTGGAGTTGCAATTGTAATATTCTCTATATTGTTTTTATCTGATTCAGACAATGTTGTTGATTTTACTTCTATGGAGTCTGCCTCTGAACTCATTTCTGAGCCTGATTCCATGATGATTATGGAGACAAATGGGGTAAAGCATAGTATTCCACTTGATAAGATAAAGGGGGGCGGACCACCAAAAGATGGAATTCCGTCAATTGACGATCCTGTATTTGCAGAGATTCGAAATTCTGATTTTATGTCTGACTCTGACACTGTAATTGGATTGGAAATTAACGGAGAAGTGAAAGCTTATCCTATTTTCATCTTAGTTTGGCATGAAATTGTTAATGATAGAGTTGGTGATGTTCCAGTATCTGTTACGTACTGTCCTTTATGCTACACTAATCAGGTTTTTGAGAGAATTATTAATGGACAAGAAGTGGAATTTGGAACTTCTGGAAAGTTATACAACAGTAATTTGTTAATGTATGATCGATTTACTGAATCCTATTGGAGTCAAGCTCTTGGAATTGCAGTAAAGGGTGAATTAACAGGATACAAATTAAATCTAATTCCATTTGATGTAATTACTTGGGGTGATTGGAAGAAACTTCATCCTGATACTTTGGTATTGACTACTGATACTGGTTACATTCGTTCGTATTCTACTGATCCTTATGGAAACTATTACACCGAACCGCGAATAATGTTCCCAGTAGAACATAGAGATGATCGATTAAATCCAAAAGAAATAATCATTGGATTTAATCAAGATAATATTTACAAAGCTTACAAACAAAATGACATTGAATCTAAAATTTTGATTAATGATTTTATTGGTGATGCCCCTATAATGCTGGTTTCATTGTTTTCTGAAAATTCTCGTGCATTTGAGAGAACTGTAAATGGAAATACATTAGACTTTGTGTATGATGATGGAAAAATTATAGACATGCAAACAAATTCTGAGTGGAACTATGATGGATTATCTATATCTGGTGAGAATATTGGAATGCAGTTAAAACGAATGCCAATTGAGCCTGGATTTTGGTTTGAATGGGTTGCATTTCATCCTCAAACTCTAGTTTATGATGGTGCATGA
- a CDS encoding DHHA1 domain-containing protein, with translation MVSSKTKKTAAKKVTKKTAAKKVTKKTAAKKVTKKTAAKKVTKKTAAKKVTKKTAAKKTSSSKRTKVICISHKEDCDGISSAALIRQAFGGDAILVDYPGQMEALNQVVLDEKLKSLFICDLGLSKKTQDEFIDILTRLRKNKVSVTYIDHHDIDPNVVKALNKIKVKVIHDINECTAVLTYTAFKSKLNDHASFVAACAAITDYMESRPLGSKLLQIYDRQFALISATVMTYNIVGRQREPDYLQYLVEELADSKFPHDIPNTYEFAQIQVEKLSQMIAKVKVGLKTMSNLGHMEILDSGASGAVNFVMGLSGKNVGVAYKERVDHGIYAVSVRGSKNCKVHLGKIVNLLATSLGGSGGGHDKACGAVVPKPKIKKFITELNKKIK, from the coding sequence TTGGTATCCTCTAAAACTAAAAAAACAGCAGCTAAAAAAGTAACTAAAAAAACAGCAGCTAAAAAAGTAACTAAAAAAACAGCAGCTAAAAAAGTAACTAAAAAAACAGCAGCTAAAAAAGTAACTAAAAAAACAGCAGCTAAAAAAGTAACTAAAAAAACAGCAGCTAAAAAAACAAGTTCATCTAAGCGTACTAAAGTAATTTGTATTTCCCATAAGGAAGATTGTGATGGTATTAGTTCTGCAGCATTAATTCGTCAAGCATTTGGCGGAGATGCAATATTAGTTGATTATCCTGGTCAAATGGAAGCATTAAACCAAGTTGTTTTAGATGAAAAATTAAAGTCATTATTTATTTGTGATTTAGGATTAAGTAAAAAAACACAAGATGAATTTATTGACATTTTAACAAGATTGAGAAAAAATAAAGTTTCAGTTACATACATTGATCATCATGATATTGATCCTAATGTTGTAAAAGCATTAAACAAAATCAAAGTAAAGGTAATTCATGATATCAATGAATGCACTGCAGTTCTAACTTATACTGCTTTCAAATCCAAACTCAATGATCATGCATCCTTTGTTGCAGCATGTGCTGCAATCACAGATTATATGGAATCTAGACCACTTGGTTCAAAATTACTTCAAATCTATGACCGACAATTTGCATTGATTAGTGCAACAGTGATGACTTACAATATTGTGGGACGTCAAAGAGAACCTGATTATCTGCAATACTTAGTTGAGGAATTGGCAGACTCTAAATTCCCACATGATATTCCAAATACTTATGAATTTGCACAAATTCAAGTAGAAAAATTATCTCAAATGATTGCCAAAGTAAAAGTTGGATTAAAAACAATGAGTAATCTAGGACATATGGAAATTTTAGATTCTGGCGCAAGTGGAGCAGTTAATTTTGTAATGGGTCTATCTGGTAAAAATGTGGGTGTGGCATACAAGGAACGTGTAGACCATGGGATTTATGCAGTATCTGTAAGAGGTTCAAAGAATTGTAAAGTTCACTTGGGTAAAATTGTTAATCTTTTGGCAACTAGTCTTGGTGGTTCTGGTGGTGGACATGACAAAGCATGTGGTGCAGTTGTCCCAAAACCAAAAATAAAGAAATTCATTACAGAATTAAATAAAAAAATAAAATAA
- a CDS encoding cupredoxin domain-containing protein: MAGIDKAAIVFSIAIALVGVGIAVAGDAAYNAPTYTAPAVTKEVSEPKTQTESFGADIAQKVKTGDDMMEKTVKLEDKVKMEEKPIAKEEKPVAKAPTGPKTHSVDIPSGTSVPGCETSNACYTPADIKIKAGDTVKWINVDTAAHTVTGGSPANGPSGVFDSSLVMANAEYAFTFDKAGSYKYFCMVHPWMVGSVSVS; encoded by the coding sequence ATGGCAGGTATAGACAAAGCAGCAATAGTTTTCTCAATTGCAATTGCACTAGTAGGTGTAGGAATTGCAGTTGCAGGAGATGCAGCTTATAATGCTCCAACATACACTGCTCCAGCAGTTACAAAAGAAGTATCAGAACCAAAAACTCAAACTGAGTCATTTGGTGCAGATATCGCTCAGAAAGTAAAAACTGGAGATGATATGATGGAAAAAACAGTGAAACTGGAAGATAAAGTGAAAATGGAAGAAAAACCAATAGCTAAAGAAGAAAAACCAGTAGCTAAAGCACCAACAGGACCTAAAACACATTCTGTTGATATTCCATCAGGTACTTCAGTTCCAGGATGTGAAACAAGTAATGCATGTTACACACCAGCAGATATCAAAATCAAAGCTGGCGACACAGTAAAATGGATTAATGTTGACACAGCAGCTCACACTGTAACTGGTGGCAGTCCAGCTAATGGCCCATCTGGCGTATTTGATAGCAGTTTAGTAATGGCAAATGCAGAATATGCATTTACATTTGATAAAGCAGGCAGCTACAAGTACTTCTGTATGGTACATCCATGGATGGTCGGCAGCGTTTCAGTTAGCTAA
- a CDS encoding DoxX family protein, which produces MNTKANLKENVLHDITHWGIRASIGVIFIVHSLKKFDPSWQEWLMSIGIPPEMQLPIALAEFIGGILLIVGVLTRVTGSIFAIILLGAIFHIRWENGFFVSQGGWEWDLVMLAAVLTIIVAGPGRISISHLVKKIPRILQ; this is translated from the coding sequence ATGAATACAAAGGCAAATCTAAAAGAAAATGTATTACACGACATCACTCATTGGGGAATTAGAGCATCAATCGGCGTCATATTCATAGTTCATAGTTTGAAAAAATTTGATCCTAGTTGGCAAGAATGGCTAATGAGTATTGGAATTCCACCAGAAATGCAATTACCAATTGCTTTAGCAGAATTTATTGGCGGTATTTTACTAATTGTTGGAGTACTCACAAGAGTCACAGGTTCTATATTTGCCATAATTTTACTTGGTGCAATATTTCACATTAGATGGGAGAATGGATTTTTTGTTTCTCAAGGAGGATGGGAATGGGATCTTGTAATGTTAGCAGCAGTTCTCACAATCATCGTGGCAGGACCTGGAAGAATATCAATTTCACATCTAGTGAAAAAAATCCCTAGAATCTTACAGTAA